The following proteins are co-located in the Siansivirga zeaxanthinifaciens CC-SAMT-1 genome:
- a CDS encoding NifU family protein, producing MKSFKVSVRETTNNSIVKFEINQFITKHESYEFNNIDEAKSAPLAQQLFFLPFVKKVYISGNFIAVERYNIVEWPEVQDEVAEQIEAYLNDGGIIIEEAAQPKKVPVTVYAESTPNPSVMKFVANKKIVNTLFEFTSIDEAKLSPLATELFHFPFVKSVFIEENYVSITKYDIAEWQDITIELREFIKVFIEQGKDIVLPEAAETLKKSTEQIDSHFESLDDTSKEIINILEEYVKPAVASDGGNIQFISYDAESKNVSVMLQGACSGCPSSTYTLKSGIENMLKEMLHGKVETVEAING from the coding sequence ATGAAAAGTTTCAAAGTTTCGGTTAGAGAAACCACCAATAATAGTATTGTTAAATTTGAAATTAACCAGTTTATAACTAAACACGAAAGTTATGAATTTAACAATATCGACGAAGCAAAATCTGCTCCGTTAGCGCAACAGTTATTCTTTTTACCTTTTGTAAAAAAGGTTTATATCTCTGGAAATTTTATAGCTGTAGAGCGATATAATATTGTAGAATGGCCAGAAGTTCAAGATGAAGTTGCCGAACAAATAGAGGCTTACTTAAACGATGGTGGCATTATAATAGAAGAAGCCGCGCAGCCTAAAAAAGTACCTGTAACTGTTTATGCAGAAAGCACCCCAAACCCCTCTGTAATGAAATTTGTTGCTAACAAAAAAATTGTAAACACGCTTTTTGAATTTACTTCTATCGACGAAGCTAAATTATCGCCACTGGCAACAGAATTATTTCACTTTCCTTTTGTTAAAAGTGTTTTTATTGAAGAAAACTACGTGTCTATTACAAAATATGACATTGCTGAATGGCAAGACATAACCATAGAATTACGTGAATTTATTAAAGTTTTTATTGAACAAGGCAAAGATATTGTATTACCCGAAGCTGCCGAAACTTTAAAGAAATCGACAGAACAGATAGATAGCCATTTTGAAAGTTTAGACGACACCTCTAAAGAAATTATAAATATTCTGGAAGAATATGTTAAACCAGCTGTTGCCAGCGATGGTGGTAATATCCAGTTTATTTCTTACGATGCCGAAAGTAAAAATGTAAGCGTTATGCTTCAGGGTGCTTGTAGTGGCTGTCCATCTTCTACCTATACCTTAAAAAGTGGTATTGAAAACATGTTAAAAGAAATGCTTCATGGAAAAGTTGAAACCGTAGAAGCTATAAACGGATAA
- a CDS encoding OmpH family outer membrane protein, with translation MKQLKTLLLATALIIGSVSFTTAQSKVAHINTQELITAMPEMKAAQAQLETLSKTYQTDIQNSVTEFQNLLKQYEAEAPTKTEEENAKRGQEIQEKQQRIQQFQADAQKDLQKKELDLLKPITEKAKAAILKVARAQGFDYVLDSAQGVTILADGKNLLDDVKKSLGI, from the coding sequence ATGAAACAATTAAAAACCCTTTTATTAGCTACAGCATTAATTATTGGATCTGTTAGTTTTACAACAGCTCAAAGTAAAGTTGCGCATATAAATACACAAGAATTAATTACTGCTATGCCTGAAATGAAAGCGGCTCAAGCACAATTAGAAACTTTAAGTAAAACGTATCAAACAGATATTCAAAATTCTGTTACAGAGTTTCAAAATTTATTAAAACAATACGAAGCAGAAGCTCCTACGAAAACAGAGGAAGAAAATGCTAAAAGAGGTCAGGAAATTCAAGAAAAACAACAACGTATTCAACAATTTCAAGCAGACGCTCAAAAAGATTTACAAAAAAAAGAACTTGATTTATTAAAACCAATTACAGAAAAAGCTAAAGCTGCTATTTTAAAAGTTGCTAGAGCTCAAGGTTTTGATTATGTTTTAGATTCTGCTCAAGGTGTAACTATTTTAGCAGATGGTAAAAACTTACTTGACGATGTTAAGAAGTCTTTAGGCATCTAA
- a CDS encoding gamma carbonic anhydrase family protein, translating into MPVIKPVNGISPELPDDCYIAENATIVGNVKAGSQCSVWFNAVIRGDVNSITMGNKVNVQDGAVIHATYLTAPTTIGNNVSIGHNAIVHGCTIHDNVLVGMGSIIMDHCVIESNSIIAAGAVVTQNTRVESGSIYAGVPAKKVKDISEELISGQIDRIANNYIKYSSWFKE; encoded by the coding sequence ATGCCTGTTATAAAACCTGTAAACGGAATCTCTCCAGAACTTCCAGACGATTGTTATATTGCCGAAAACGCTACCATTGTTGGTAATGTAAAAGCTGGCTCACAATGTAGTGTATGGTTTAATGCGGTCATTAGAGGCGATGTAAATTCAATTACCATGGGCAATAAGGTAAATGTTCAAGATGGCGCTGTAATTCATGCCACCTATTTAACCGCGCCTACAACCATTGGAAACAACGTTTCTATTGGTCATAATGCCATTGTTCACGGTTGCACCATACACGATAATGTTTTGGTGGGCATGGGCAGTATTATCATGGATCATTGCGTTATAGAAAGTAATAGTATTATCGCAGCAGGAGCCGTAGTTACGCAAAATACGCGAGTAGAATCTGGCAGCATTTATGCAGGCGTACCAGCAAAAAAAGTAAAGGATATTAGCGAGGAACTCATCTCCGGACAAATAGATAGAATTGCCAATAATTATATAAAGTATTCAAGCTGGTTTAAAGAATAG
- the murI gene encoding glutamate racemase: MNTQPIGIFDSGVGGTSIWREIHALLPHENCIYLADSSNAPYGPKGKEAIINLSIKNTEYLIKQNCKLIVVACNTATTNAISILRENYNIPFIGIEPAIKPAALQSKTQAIGILATKGTLSSELFSKTSSLFTNNIKVIEQVGDGIVELIESGNLFSDALKNLLKVYLKPMIDAHIDYLVLGCTHYPYLMPILLELLPKHVKIIDSGEAVARQTKAILERHVLLNTRLTPSENKFFTNGNPEVMASLLGNKYLVEYLKF; encoded by the coding sequence ATGAATACACAACCTATTGGCATTTTCGATTCTGGTGTTGGTGGCACTTCTATTTGGAGAGAAATCCATGCATTACTACCCCATGAAAATTGTATTTATTTGGCCGATAGTTCCAATGCGCCTTATGGTCCAAAGGGTAAAGAGGCTATTATTAATTTAAGCATTAAAAACACCGAATACCTTATAAAGCAAAATTGCAAACTCATTGTTGTAGCCTGCAACACAGCAACAACAAACGCTATAAGTATTTTAAGAGAAAACTATAACATCCCTTTTATTGGCATAGAACCAGCCATTAAACCCGCTGCGTTACAAAGTAAAACTCAAGCTATTGGTATTTTAGCAACCAAAGGTACTTTAAGCAGCGAATTGTTTTCTAAAACTTCCAGCTTATTTACCAATAATATAAAAGTAATTGAACAAGTTGGAGATGGTATTGTAGAACTTATTGAAAGTGGCAACTTATTCTCTGATGCTTTAAAAAACCTTTTAAAAGTCTATTTAAAACCTATGATTGATGCTCATATTGATTATTTGGTTTTAGGTTGTACACACTACCCCTATTTAATGCCTATTTTATTAGAATTGCTACCAAAACATGTAAAAATAATAGACTCTGGTGAAGCTGTGGCGCGACAAACCAAAGCTATTTTAGAGAGACATGTATTATTAAATACCCGTTTAACACCTTCTGAAAATAAATTTTTTACAAATGGAAATCCTGAAGTAATGGCTAGCTTATTGGGTAATAAATATCTTGTTGAATATTTAAAATTTTAA
- a CDS encoding OmpH family outer membrane protein, whose protein sequence is MKKNVLFLLTLISLISLTSHAQRGVRIGYIDTEYILENVPEYQEATAQLNAKAVKWKNEIDSKLSAIEQKRKDLSNEKALLTKELIDERDEDIAFEEKEILDYQQKRFGPNGDLFLQKKQLMQPIQDQIFAAVQDIASKKQYDFIFDKSSDAVMLYSEKRFDLSEQIIRSISRTSKRTQVTNKAERKAAEAEELIPEINYELEEREKALEAKKAERESAIEKRRQEILDAREAKKQEAEARRLKILEEREKAKQAKLDARNSVTQGETEAGTVENTATQTSKTDAEPTKTRAQLIEENRLKKLAEREARKKELEARKQAILDARQKAKDTINN, encoded by the coding sequence ATGAAAAAAAACGTTCTTTTTTTACTGACTTTAATTTCCTTAATAAGCCTAACATCGCATGCTCAAAGAGGCGTTCGTATTGGCTATATAGATACCGAGTATATTTTAGAGAACGTTCCAGAATACCAAGAAGCCACCGCCCAATTAAATGCCAAAGCTGTTAAATGGAAAAACGAAATAGACTCGAAATTAAGTGCTATAGAGCAAAAAAGAAAAGACTTAAGTAACGAGAAAGCCCTTTTAACAAAGGAATTGATTGATGAGCGTGATGAAGATATTGCTTTTGAAGAAAAAGAGATATTGGACTATCAACAAAAACGTTTTGGTCCAAATGGCGATTTGTTTTTACAGAAAAAACAACTGATGCAGCCCATACAAGATCAAATTTTTGCTGCGGTACAAGACATTGCATCAAAAAAACAATATGATTTTATTTTTGATAAATCATCGGATGCAGTGATGTTATATTCTGAAAAACGCTTCGATTTAAGTGAACAGATAATACGAAGCATTTCAAGAACATCGAAACGCACTCAAGTTACCAATAAAGCAGAACGAAAAGCTGCAGAAGCTGAAGAATTAATTCCAGAGATTAATTACGAATTAGAAGAACGCGAAAAAGCATTAGAAGCTAAAAAAGCCGAACGCGAGAGTGCTATAGAAAAACGAAGACAAGAAATTTTAGATGCTCGTGAAGCTAAAAAACAAGAAGCCGAGGCTAGAAGATTAAAAATATTAGAGGAACGCGAAAAAGCTAAACAAGCGAAATTAGATGCTAGAAATTCTGTAACACAAGGCGAAACAGAAGCAGGTACAGTAGAAAACACTGCTACCCAAACTTCTAAAACCGATGCAGAACCAACAAAAACAAGAGCACAGTTAATTGAAGAGAACAGACTTAAAAAATTAGCCGAACGCGAGGCCAGAAAAAAAGAATTAGAAGCAAGAAAACAAGCTATTTTAGACGCAAGACAAAAAGCAAAAGACACTATAAACAATTAA
- a CDS encoding mechanosensitive ion channel family protein — MNLENMDSEKWIALATEYGLKIIGAILIWIIGTWLIKYILKGSKKIMSKANYDESLQKFLTNLLGWGLRILLIITLLGTLGVPTTSFAAIIAAAGLAVGLALQGSLGNFAGGVLLMIFKPFKIGDLIEAQGEIGVVKQIEIFTTKLTGLSNKEIIIPNGSLSNGNIVNYTTEGTRRVDLVIGVSYDANIKQTKDVLMNVLTSNPKIIDTPAPTVNVLELADSSVNFAVRPWCKSEDYWTVYFETTENIKEALDAAGIEIPYPHQVEIRKNA, encoded by the coding sequence ATGAATTTAGAAAACATGGACTCTGAAAAATGGATTGCATTAGCAACTGAATATGGATTAAAAATTATTGGAGCGATTCTTATTTGGATAATTGGTACCTGGTTAATAAAATATATTTTGAAGGGTTCCAAAAAAATAATGAGTAAGGCTAATTACGATGAAAGTCTTCAAAAATTCTTAACAAACCTTTTAGGTTGGGGGTTAAGAATTTTATTAATTATTACGCTTTTAGGCACCTTAGGCGTTCCAACAACATCCTTTGCCGCTATTATTGCAGCTGCTGGTTTAGCGGTTGGTTTAGCACTACAGGGCTCTCTAGGAAACTTTGCTGGTGGTGTTTTATTAATGATTTTTAAACCTTTTAAAATTGGCGATTTAATTGAAGCTCAAGGTGAAATTGGTGTGGTAAAACAAATTGAAATTTTTACAACAAAACTAACAGGACTTTCTAACAAAGAAATTATAATACCTAACGGGTCGCTTTCAAATGGTAATATTGTTAATTACACAACCGAAGGTACACGCCGTGTAGATTTAGTTATTGGTGTTAGTTACGATGCTAATATTAAGCAAACTAAAGATGTGTTAATGAATGTACTTACATCTAACCCTAAAATTATTGACACACCTGCTCCTACCGTAAATGTTTTAGAACTGGCAGATAGCTCTGTAAATTTTGCTGTAAGACCTTGGTGTAAAAGTGAAGATTACTGGACTGTTTACTTCGAAACTACCGAAAATATTAAAGAAGCTCTGGATGCAGCAGGAATTGAAATTCCGTATCCGCACCAAGTTGAAATAAGAAAAAATGCTTAA
- a CDS encoding PorP/SprF family type IX secretion system membrane protein, with product MKFKNIFLTVIAIISAQIVTSQEGLPIYTDYLTDNYYLIHPSMAGAANCAKVRLTARQQWFGHEDAPRLMTLSINGRIGDTPSAVGGILFKDKNGYHSQNGAYVTYAHHLMFSRSEVDLNMLSFGLSAGVIQYRLDETTFPSDGFDPGIDGIVQNATNFNMDFGFSYQYLDFYAHGTIKNVLKNSGVNNDIEITSNLRRFLLSLGYVYSKFGSEWSYEPSIMYQYKDGTKESSIDLNAKVYKQMDFGKIWGGLSFRKSFDGAEYFNDSGSIESQKLQQITPILGVNYNQFMFAYNYTYQSNAIVFTNGGFHQFTLGYNFGCKREKYSCNCPAVN from the coding sequence ATGAAATTTAAAAACATATTTTTAACAGTTATAGCCATAATAAGTGCTCAAATTGTAACGTCTCAGGAGGGACTACCTATTTACACAGATTACCTTACCGATAATTATTATTTAATTCACCCATCAATGGCTGGAGCTGCCAATTGTGCTAAGGTTCGGTTAACAGCCAGACAGCAATGGTTTGGTCATGAAGATGCACCAAGATTAATGACATTAAGTATTAATGGCCGTATAGGCGATACGCCATCGGCAGTTGGAGGTATTCTTTTTAAAGATAAAAATGGGTATCATTCTCAAAATGGGGCTTATGTAACTTATGCACATCATTTAATGTTTTCCCGAAGTGAAGTCGATTTAAATATGCTGTCTTTCGGATTAAGCGCGGGCGTTATACAATACCGCTTAGACGAAACAACATTCCCATCAGACGGGTTCGACCCGGGAATTGACGGTATTGTACAAAATGCTACAAATTTTAATATGGATTTTGGGTTTTCATACCAATATCTCGATTTTTATGCCCACGGAACCATAAAAAATGTATTAAAAAATTCTGGCGTTAATAACGATATTGAAATAACTAGCAATCTTAGACGCTTTTTGCTTTCTCTAGGTTATGTTTACAGTAAATTTGGTAGCGAATGGAGTTACGAACCGTCAATAATGTATCAATATAAAGATGGTACAAAAGAATCTTCAATCGATTTAAATGCCAAGGTTTATAAACAAATGGATTTCGGAAAAATCTGGGGCGGTTTATCCTTTAGAAAAAGTTTCGATGGCGCCGAGTATTTTAATGATTCTGGTTCAATCGAGAGCCAGAAACTACAACAAATAACACCCATACTTGGCGTAAATTACAATCAATTTATGTTCGCTTACAATTATACCTACCAGTCTAATGCCATAGTTTTTACAAACGGCGGCTTTCATCAGTTCACTTTAGGATATAATTTTGGCTGCAAACGCGAAAAATACAGTTGTAATTGCCCTGCAGTAAACTAG